One window of the Nicotiana tabacum cultivar K326 chromosome 4, ASM71507v2, whole genome shotgun sequence genome contains the following:
- the LOC107780578 gene encoding adenine/guanine permease AZG1, producing MDVESGTPQPPLPPPPSSSSQSPLTRLNDYVAESRVGKRFKLKERNTTFTTELRAGTTTFLTMAYILAVNASILSDSGGTCSVSDCIQLCSDPTVPPINCTGNPNLQLITPDVSCKFEPVNPGYSACLDRTRKDLIVATVASSLMGCLIMGVFANLPLALAPGMGINAYFAYTVVGFHGSGNVSYQSALAAVFIEGVLFLLISAIGLRAKLAKLIPKPVRISSGAGIGLFLAFIGLQNNQGIGLVGYSPSTLVTLAGCPRSSRAGVAPVMAAVNGTMTLIPGGSVSSDILCLHDRMESPTLWLGIIGFVIISYCLSKNIKGAMIYGIIFVTAISWIRNTKVTAFPNTPAGNSAYEYFKQVVDVHKIESTAGALSFKGIGKGHFWEALITFLYVDILSTTGTLYSMAHFAGFADENGNFEGQYFAFLSDASSIIIGSLLGTSPVTTFIESSTGIKEGGKTGMTALTAAGYFFLAFFFTPLLASIPAWAVGPPLIVVGVMMMKSVVEVEWDDMRQAIPAFVTLILTPLTYSIAYGLIGGIGTYIVLNLGDWCVGLLRKFGIIKGSRSNIAVLVNGVKEIRNI from the coding sequence ATGGACGTGGAGTCCGGGACACCACAGCCACCTCTTCCACCGCCGCCGTCGAGCAGCAGTCAATCTCCGTTGACCCGTCTCAATGATTACGTGGCAGAAAGCCGAGTGGGCAAACGTTTCAAGCTGAAGGAACGTAACACCACCTTCACCACTGAGCTTCGTGCTGGCACCACAACGTTCCTTACCATGGCGTATATCTTAGCCGTTAACGCTTCTATTCTCTCTGATTCCGGCGGTACTTGTTCTGTTTCTGACTGTATTCAGTTATGCTCCGATCCCACTGTCCCGCCGATTAACTGCACTGGTAACCCTAACCTCCAACTCATAACTCCTGATGTTTCCTGTAAATTTGAACCCGTTAACCCGGGTTATTCAGCCTGCCTTGATAGAACTCGGAAAGATTTGATTGTAGCAACTGTGGCTTCTTCTCTCATGGGGTGTCTAATTATGGGAGTATTTGCGAATTTGCCGTTAGCGTTAGCTCCTGGAATGGGCATTAATGCTTACTTCGCGTACACTGTTGTTGGGTTTCATGGTTCTGGAAATGTTTCCTATCAAAGCGCATTAGCTGCAGTTTTCATCGAAGGAGTTTTATTTTTACTCATTTCAGCTATCGGTTTACGGGCAAAGTTAGCTAAACTGATTCCTAAACCAGTTCGAATCTCCTCCGGCGCCGGTATTGGGCTGTTCCTCGCTTTCATTGGGCTACAGAACAACCAGGGTATTGGACTCGTTGGATACAGCCCATCAACACTCGTCACACTTGCAGGCTGCCCGCGGTCATCTCGGGCAGGAGTAGCTCCGGTAATGGCCGCCGTTAACGGCACCATGACTCTCATCCCTGGGGGCTCCGTTTCCAGTGATATCTTATGTTTGCATGATCGCATGGAAAGTCCAACGCTTTGGCTTGGTATTATTGGATTTGTCATAATATCTTATTGTTTGTCTAAAAACATTAAAGGTGCAATGATTTATGGCATCATCTTCGTCACAGCGATTTCGTGGATTAGAAACACAAAAGTCACCGCTTTTCCAAATACTCCGGCGGGGAATTCCGCGTACGAATATTTCAAACAAGTCGTTGATGTTCACAAAATTGAGAGCACAGCTGGGGCTTTGAGTTTTAAAGGCATAGGTAAAGGTCATTTCTGGGAAGCTTTGATAACTTTCTTATATGTAGATATATTGTCTACCACCGGAACTTTGTATTCAATGGCGCACTTCGCCGGTTTCGCCGATGAAAACGGGAATTTCGAGGGACAATATTTTGCCTTCTTGTCGGACGCATCATCGATCATTATAGGATCACTGTTAGGGACGTCACCAGTAACGACGTTTATCGAATCGTCAACGGGTATAAAGGAAGGTGGTAAAACAGGGATGACGGCGTTAACGGCGGCGGGGTATTTTTTTCTGGCGTTTTTCTTCACGCCGTTATTAGCTTCGATACCGGCGTGGGCAGTTGGGCCGCCGTTAATAGTAGTGGGAGTTATGATGATGAAGTCTGTGGTGGAAGTGGAGTGGGATGACATGAGGCAAGCAATACCGGCGTTTGTGACGTTGATTTTGACGCCGTTAACTTATTCAATTGCGTATGGTTTGATCGGCGGAATTGGGACTTACATTGTTTTGAATTTGGGGGATTGGTGTGTGGGGTTGTTGAGGAAATTTGGGATAATTAAGGGGTCGAGAAGTAATATCGCTGTTTTGGTTAATGGGGTTAAAGAGATTAGAAATATTTAA